A window of the Streptomyces formicae genome harbors these coding sequences:
- a CDS encoding DUF1707 SHOCT-like domain-containing protein, translated as MSGEISPTGKRSGPDSSPELRASHADRDRVVDVLRIAAGDGLLAADELDERLEAALSARTLSELTALTVDLPAVSASTGTAVAEVKDVLRIEGIHSGAVERVGRWVVPRRLELATAWCEVTLDFTQAVITQDTLRIDINTAGKKLTLITKPGIVVDAGALSLVHSKIKIRQAPDRGTPVTLRVELVGTTTHGRVVVRPARRTFGQWLLRKPASLPAGD; from the coding sequence ATGTCGGGAGAGATTTCGCCCACCGGGAAGCGCTCCGGCCCCGACTCGTCGCCCGAGCTGAGGGCCTCTCATGCGGACCGGGACCGGGTGGTGGACGTGCTGCGTATCGCGGCGGGGGACGGCCTGCTGGCCGCGGACGAGTTGGACGAACGCCTGGAAGCTGCCCTGTCGGCGCGTACTCTCAGCGAGCTGACCGCGCTGACCGTTGACCTGCCGGCCGTGTCCGCTTCGACCGGCACGGCGGTAGCGGAGGTCAAGGACGTACTCCGGATCGAGGGGATTCACAGCGGTGCGGTCGAACGCGTGGGGCGCTGGGTGGTGCCGCGGAGGCTGGAGCTGGCCACTGCGTGGTGTGAGGTGACGCTCGACTTCACTCAGGCAGTGATCACGCAGGACACCTTGCGGATCGACATCAACACGGCAGGCAAGAAGCTGACGCTGATCACCAAGCCGGGCATCGTGGTCGATGCCGGTGCCCTGAGCCTCGTACACAGCAAGATCAAGATTCGTCAGGCTCCAGACCGCGGGACACCGGTCACGCTGCGCGTGGAGCTGGTCGGCACGACGACCCACGGCCGCGTCGTGGTGCGGCCCGCACGGCGGACGTTCGGCCAGTGGCTGCTGCGCAAGCCCGCGTCCCTGCCTGCAGGCGATTGA
- a CDS encoding alpha-N-acetylglucosaminidase C-terminal domain-containing protein, with protein MSIPITPGTRQGADAGLRDYANREWAGLLSGLYQLRWKTYFTELDSALTEGREPRPIDWFAVEDGWTRNPGRLPHRPQGDLYKMALKVHRQLTGAA; from the coding sequence GTGTCCATCCCGATCACTCCGGGCACTCGGCAAGGCGCCGACGCCGGACTGCGCGACTACGCCAATCGCGAATGGGCGGGTCTCCTGTCCGGCCTGTACCAGCTGCGGTGGAAGACCTACTTCACCGAACTCGACAGCGCGCTGACCGAAGGCCGCGAGCCGAGGCCCATCGACTGGTTCGCGGTCGAGGACGGCTGGACCCGCAACCCGGGCCGGCTTCCGCACCGGCCCCAGGGGGATCTCTACAAGATGGCGCTCAAAGTGCACCGGCAGCTGACCGGAGCCGCATAG
- a CDS encoding VOC family protein: MTSIRQIQVTFDCAKPERVARFWCEVLGYVVPPPPEGFATWDDFDRALPPEQQGSAFACIDPSGVGPRLYFQRVPEGKVVKNRLHLDVRVGLGLVGEERLAALEAECARLVALGAVRVRLLLADGDNESCLVMQDIEGNEFCLD; this comes from the coding sequence ATGACGTCGATCAGGCAGATCCAAGTCACCTTCGACTGCGCGAAACCTGAGCGCGTCGCTCGCTTCTGGTGCGAGGTGTTGGGGTACGTCGTACCGCCGCCGCCGGAGGGGTTCGCCACATGGGACGATTTCGATCGCGCACTGCCGCCTGAGCAGCAGGGTTCAGCGTTCGCATGTATTGATCCCTCGGGTGTGGGCCCGCGCCTGTACTTCCAGCGCGTTCCCGAAGGGAAGGTCGTCAAGAATCGGCTGCATCTTGACGTGCGGGTCGGACTCGGACTCGTGGGTGAAGAGCGCCTGGCCGCACTTGAGGCCGAATGCGCACGACTGGTCGCGCTCGGCGCGGTACGCGTGCGACTGCTGCTTGCCGATGGCGACAACGAGTCGTGCCTCGTGATGCAGGACATCGAGGGCAACGAGTTCTGTCTCGACTGA
- a CDS encoding IS4 family transposase yields MDAKSVISREVAVAAGAFAPGHLGELTRIVPFEMVDEVLADTGRTQQRIRALPSRVVVYLLLGGALFPGLGWQQVWQRLTAGLDGLPTATPTASALAQARKRLGTRPLRHLFDLLRGPAAGLGITGTRWRGLVVCAIDGTLMAVPDSPTNQAEFTRHRCNNGGAGYPSLRLLVLVACGTRTIMDAVFGPATDGETTYAPRLVRSLREDMIVLLDRNFAVQALIEAITSRSAHVLVRVKENRRLPVLRRFPDGSWLSRIGPVAVRVVCCEITISTSQGRRTGAYRLVTTLTDPFTHPAGELIGLYHERWEVETTYLEIKSTILGGRVLRARTPAGVAQEVFAVLVTYQVLRLAMADATASRPGTDPDRASFSIALNTARDLVIQAAGVFSGAVIDLAGTIGRRILAALMPDRRIRTRPRVVKRAISRYNARGTVDRTTYRATISVHILTPTP; encoded by the coding sequence TTGGACGCCAAGTCTGTCATTTCTCGTGAAGTAGCGGTTGCAGCAGGGGCGTTTGCCCCCGGCCATCTCGGCGAGCTGACACGGATTGTCCCGTTCGAGATGGTCGATGAGGTGCTGGCAGATACCGGCAGAACCCAGCAACGGATACGGGCCCTTCCCTCGCGCGTGGTGGTGTACCTGCTGCTGGGTGGGGCATTGTTCCCCGGGCTCGGATGGCAGCAGGTGTGGCAGCGGCTGACAGCCGGCCTGGACGGACTGCCGACGGCGACGCCCACGGCCAGCGCGCTGGCCCAGGCCCGCAAGAGGCTCGGGACCCGCCCGCTGCGTCACCTGTTCGACTTGCTCCGTGGACCGGCCGCAGGACTCGGCATCACCGGAACGCGATGGCGCGGACTGGTCGTCTGCGCCATCGACGGCACGTTGATGGCCGTGCCGGACAGCCCCACGAACCAGGCCGAGTTCACCCGGCACCGCTGCAACAACGGCGGTGCGGGATACCCCTCACTGCGACTCCTGGTCCTGGTCGCCTGCGGAACCCGGACCATTATGGACGCCGTCTTCGGTCCGGCCACCGACGGTGAGACCACCTATGCTCCACGCTTAGTCCGCAGCCTGCGGGAAGACATGATCGTCCTGCTGGACCGGAACTTCGCCGTCCAGGCCCTGATCGAAGCGATCACGTCGAGAAGCGCACACGTCCTGGTCCGGGTGAAAGAGAACCGCAGACTGCCGGTCCTGCGACGCTTCCCCGACGGCTCCTGGCTCTCCCGGATCGGACCCGTGGCGGTCCGCGTTGTCTGTTGCGAGATCACCATCAGCACATCACAGGGACGACGCACCGGCGCATACCGGCTGGTCACAACCCTGACCGATCCCTTCACCCACCCCGCCGGCGAACTGATCGGGCTGTATCACGAGCGGTGGGAAGTCGAGACCACCTATCTGGAGATCAAGTCAACGATCCTCGGCGGTCGGGTCCTTCGTGCCCGCACTCCCGCCGGTGTCGCCCAGGAAGTCTTCGCGGTGCTGGTCACCTATCAGGTCCTGCGGCTGGCGATGGCGGACGCCACCGCCAGCCGACCCGGGACCGACCCTGACCGGGCCAGCTTCTCCATCGCCCTGAACACCGCCCGCGATCTGGTCATCCAGGCCGCAGGCGTGTTCAGCGGCGCCGTGATCGACCTCGCCGGCACCATAGGCCGCCGAATCCTGGCCGCCCTCATGCCCGACCGCCGTATCCGCACCCGTCCACGCGTCGTGAAGCGGGCCATCTCGAGATACAACGCCAGAGGCACCGTCGACCGCACCACCTACAGGGCCACGATCAGCGTCCACATCCTGACGCCCACCCCTTGA
- a CDS encoding sulfite exporter TauE/SafE family protein has product MEWELGVAGLAAGVLIAMATAPVGVSGAVFLLPVQLSVFAVPNPAVTPTNLLYNVVAGPGALLRHRRDGALRGPLVRCMALGALPGVILGAVIRVFALPGPDVFRLLVAALMLPLGTWLIARTLRPARPEIRRPEPAPRTVTGLALAVGVVGGIYGIGGGSILGPVLVGRGVSVSKVAPAALASTFATSLVGASTYALLSLAHSGSIAPDWFLGLACGLGGLIGGYLGACLQPRMPEIFLRLLLGTLAAALGTLYAIYALR; this is encoded by the coding sequence GTGGAGTGGGAGCTGGGAGTGGCGGGCCTCGCGGCCGGGGTTCTGATCGCCATGGCGACCGCGCCCGTCGGGGTGTCTGGGGCGGTGTTCCTGCTCCCCGTGCAGCTCAGCGTGTTCGCCGTGCCCAACCCGGCTGTCACGCCCACGAACCTGCTCTACAACGTGGTGGCGGGCCCCGGCGCCCTGCTGCGTCACCGACGCGACGGTGCTCTGAGGGGGCCGCTCGTGCGCTGTATGGCGCTGGGCGCCCTGCCCGGCGTGATCCTCGGAGCGGTCATCCGCGTGTTCGCCCTTCCGGGCCCTGACGTCTTCCGTCTCCTGGTTGCCGCTCTGATGCTGCCGCTCGGCACCTGGCTCATCGCTCGGACCCTTCGCCCTGCGCGCCCGGAGATCCGGCGCCCTGAGCCTGCGCCCCGGACGGTCACCGGCCTGGCGCTCGCGGTCGGGGTCGTTGGCGGCATCTACGGCATTGGCGGCGGCTCGATCCTCGGCCCTGTCCTCGTCGGCCGCGGCGTCTCCGTCTCCAAGGTCGCCCCCGCCGCGCTCGCCTCCACCTTCGCCACCTCTCTGGTCGGCGCCTCCACTTACGCCCTGTTGTCCCTGGCCCACAGCGGCAGCATCGCCCCCGACTGGTTCCTCGGCCTGGCATGCGGCCTGGGTGGTCTCATCGGCGGCTATCTCGGAGCCTGCCTCCAACCGCGCATGCCCGAGATCTTCCTCCGCCTGCTGCTCGGCACCCTGGCCGCCGCACTCGGCACCCTCTATGCGATCTACGCACTGCGCTGA
- a CDS encoding ROK family protein yields MDTGVVSYASNIGWRDVAAVEGLRTRLGPGAPPIRLENDAKLGAIAEYLVGAAADIHDLIYVTGETGVGGGIISDGRLLRGSAGFAGEIGHMPLDPGGQPCACGRRGCWETMVGLAALLRLAAPPDDPVHDPTVDLEQRLTELRRRADAGDPATRVALERIAHGLALGLALLADVLNPRAVVLGGYFAHFGDYLIDRVRSELSARVMAAEAGRCEVMLSTLGFSAAARGGAYLAPMPCS; encoded by the coding sequence ATGGACACCGGCGTGGTCTCCTACGCTTCCAACATCGGCTGGCGGGACGTGGCTGCCGTCGAAGGTCTCCGCACGCGCCTCGGTCCCGGGGCACCGCCCATACGGCTGGAGAACGACGCCAAGCTGGGGGCCATCGCCGAGTATCTGGTCGGTGCTGCTGCCGACATCCACGATCTGATCTATGTGACCGGCGAGACCGGTGTCGGCGGGGGCATCATCTCCGACGGGCGCCTGCTGCGCGGATCGGCCGGATTCGCCGGCGAGATCGGCCACATGCCCCTGGATCCGGGCGGGCAGCCGTGCGCCTGCGGCCGCCGGGGATGCTGGGAGACCATGGTCGGCCTGGCGGCCCTGCTACGTCTCGCCGCGCCGCCCGACGATCCGGTCCACGATCCGACCGTCGATCTGGAACAGCGGCTGACGGAGTTGCGCCGCCGCGCGGATGCCGGCGACCCCGCGACCCGGGTGGCGCTCGAGCGGATCGCTCACGGCCTCGCGCTGGGACTTGCACTGCTGGCGGACGTGCTCAACCCCCGGGCCGTCGTCCTCGGCGGCTACTTCGCCCACTTCGGCGACTACCTGATCGACCGGGTGCGCAGCGAGCTGTCCGCACGGGTCATGGCTGCCGAGGCAGGCCGCTGCGAAGTCATGCTGTCCACCCTGGGCTTCAGCGCCGCGGCGCGCGGCGGCGCCTATCTAGCTCCAATGCCGTGTAGTTAG
- a CDS encoding iron chaperone has protein sequence MDKEVRDYIDAIPAEHRPLFDRLHRLILEAQSEAAVIISYKMPTCQVGKRRFHVGAWKQGVSLYGHHGRDAGFASRHPALISGKSTIRLRPEDAASIPDVEFRDLARAALEP, from the coding sequence GTGGATAAGGAAGTCAGGGACTACATCGACGCCATTCCCGCCGAGCACCGTCCGCTGTTCGACCGGCTGCACCGGCTGATCTTGGAGGCCCAGTCTGAAGCGGCCGTGATCATCTCCTACAAGATGCCGACCTGTCAGGTCGGTAAGCGCAGGTTCCACGTCGGTGCGTGGAAACAGGGAGTGTCGCTCTACGGGCACCATGGTCGCGACGCCGGTTTCGCTTCACGCCACCCGGCGCTCATCTCGGGCAAGTCGACCATCCGGCTACGGCCAGAGGACGCCGCTTCCATCCCGGACGTTGAATTCCGCGACCTGGCGCGAGCCGCCTTGGAACCCTGA